In the genome of Drosophila pseudoobscura strain MV-25-SWS-2005 chromosome 3, UCI_Dpse_MV25, whole genome shotgun sequence, one region contains:
- the LOC117183712 gene encoding putative odorant-binding protein A5: MFVSCPPPNPARHLVESLRQARIIPDVLNCEPQAVIQVLYPCDIVVEPGITISVDEAVKEPIIRWKSDASKLYTFVMIDLDMPKAKGHYLLWLVGNIPGCDVVRGERIVAYMDKRSSEGKELHRSLFLAYRQYLELDFDEPYLTAADTEGRAHFDVNGFAKKYALGSPIAANFFVAKWEWAWNWTAD; this comes from the coding sequence ATGTTTGTGAGCTGCCCTCCGCCGAATCCCGCGAGGCACCTGGTCGAGAGTCTCAGGCAGGCTCGCATTATCCCGGATGTGCTGAACTGCGAGCCGCAGGCAGTCATTCAGGTGCTATACCCTTGCGACATCGTTGTGGAGCCAGGTATCACCATTTCAGTCGACGAGGCGGTCAAAGAGCCTATCATTCGATGGAAATCGGATGCGAGCAAGCTCTACACCTTTGTGATGATCGACCTGGACATGCCAAAGGCCAAGGGCCATTACCTGCTCTGGCTGGTGGGCAACATCCCCGGATGCGATGTGGTGCGGGGGGAGAGGATTGTGGCCTACATGGACAAGCGCTCGTCGGAGGGCAAGGAACTCCATCGCAGTCTCTTCCTGGCCTACCGGCAGTACCTCGAGTTGGACTTCGACGAGCCGTACCTGACGGCCGCCGACACGGAGGGACGTGCCCACTTCGATGTGAATGGGTTCGCGAAGAAGTATGCCTTGGGTAGTCCCATTGCCGCGAATTTCTTTGTGGCCAAGTGGGAATGGGCTTGGAATTGGACTGCCgattaa